The following nucleotide sequence is from Planctomycetota bacterium.
GCCTCGGCGCCGGCCCGCCGGGCCAGAAGCTTGCGGACGTAGTGGTGGACCTCCTGGGCCTGCCGGGGCGTGGCCGTCCGGCCGGTCCCGATCGCCCACACGGGTTCGTAGGCCACGACCACGCGGGGGAGATCCTCCGCGGGGATGCCGTCCAGGCCTTTGGACATCTGGCGCTCCACGACCTCGTAGGTGACCCCCATGGTGCGCTCCTCGAGGAGCTCTCCGATGCAGAAGATGGGGGTCAGCCCCGCCGCCAGGGCCGCCTTGACCTTCCGGTTGATCATTTCATGCGTCTCGCCCAGGATGTGGCGACGTTCGCTGTGGCCCAGGATCACGTGGGTGCAGCCCACGTCCTTGAGCATCGGGGGCGAGACTTCGCCCGTGTAGGCGCCTTTGGATTCCCAGTGCATGTTCTGCGCCCCCAGCCGCAGGGGACTTCCCTCGAGCGCTTCGCGGACGGCGGCCAGGGCCGGGAAGGGAGGGCAGAGCACGACCTCGGGTTCCGGGGGCGCGCCCTCGAGGGCCTTGCGGATCCCCGCCGCCAGCTCGCGGGCCTCCCGGAGAAGCCCGTTCATTTTCCAGTTTCCGGCGACGAGAGGGGGGCGCATGGGGACCCCTGATTATACGGATGCCCCCCGGGGGGTCAATAACTACCGCCCCCTCCCGAATTTTCATTTTCCGTTCCGCCCGCCTGTCGCTAAGATGGCGCCATGGAATCGCCGGTCCGGCCGCCGTACGAGCGGATTCTCTTCGTCTGCTGCAACGAGCGGGGCCCGGGCGAAGACGCCTGCGGCAACCGCGGGTCCCTGGAGCTGCAGAAGAAGCTCAAGGAGTACGCCAAGTCCCGGAACCTCCAGGGCCGCGTGCGCGTCTCCCGGGCGATGTGCCTGGGACTGTGCGCCGTGGGGCCCAACGTGTGCGTCATGCCGGAAAACGTCTGGTACCGCCGCGTGACGGAGGCGGACCTTCCGGAAATTCAGCGCCGCTGGATCGATCCCCTGGCGGACGGAGGTCCGCCGTCAGCGCCCCGGGGGTCCTAGCACCCGGAGCGTGTCGATCTGAACGTCGATCATTCCCGTTGAGTCGTCCGCCCGCACGAATCCAAGGTGGCCCGTGCGCGACGGATCGACGGTCCGGCGCACGGGGCTCCGGACCTCGGAGCCGAAGGGTTTCAAGTCGGCCAGCCGCACCACGTACTGCTTCCACTCCGCGCTCAGGATGAGCTGTTTGGCGAAGGTGCCGTAGCCGCCTTCCCCGTCTTCGATGAGCAGGATGTAGAGAATCGCGGTCTGGTTTTTCGAACGGTTGCGGGCGAAGAAGGTGAGCGTGTCCGCGCGGGCATCCAGGAGGGGCAGGGGATGGTACGCGCCCCCTTCGGGCGAAAGGGAGAGGCGGGCGGCGCGGCGGCCCTGGTGCGGTTCCTCGCCGTTGGTCGCCGAAGCGCCCCCCCGGCTCTTCCAGAGGCCGGGGTAATCCTCGAAGTCGAGCTCGGCGACGACGTTCGGGGCCACCTTGGCGCGTTCCTCGCAAAGGGTCTTGTACTGGCGCAGGGTCCGTTCGTTGGAGCGCCCGGCGGGGGTATCGGCGAATTCGGTCAGCAGGCGGTTGATCGCCTCGTAGGCGCCTCCGAAATTCTGGGCCTGCATGTCGCGGCGGACGCCCTGCCAGAGCCGC
It contains:
- the tpiA gene encoding triose-phosphate isomerase translates to MRPPLVAGNWKMNGLLREARELAAGIRKALEGAPPEPEVVLCPPFPALAAVREALEGSPLRLGAQNMHWESKGAYTGEVSPPMLKDVGCTHVILGHSERRHILGETHEMINRKVKAALAAGLTPIFCIGELLEERTMGVTYEVVERQMSKGLDGIPAEDLPRVVVAYEPVWAIGTGRTATPRQAQEVHHYVRKLLARRAGAEAAGRVRILYGGSVKPDNIRELMGEEDVDGALVGGASLEVASFVKIVRYKE
- a CDS encoding (2Fe-2S) ferredoxin domain-containing protein; the protein is MESPVRPPYERILFVCCNERGPGEDACGNRGSLELQKKLKEYAKSRNLQGRVRVSRAMCLGLCAVGPNVCVMPENVWYRRVTEADLPEIQRRWIDPLADGGPPSAPRGS